The Camelina sativa cultivar DH55 chromosome 14, Cs, whole genome shotgun sequence genome includes a window with the following:
- the LOC104739640 gene encoding LOW QUALITY PROTEIN: nucleolar GTP-binding protein 1 (The sequence of the model RefSeq protein was modified relative to this genomic sequence to represent the inferred CDS: deleted 2 bases in 1 codon), with protein MVNYNFKKITVVPDGKQFVDIVLSLTQRQTKTIVHKGDKISKLRSFYMMKVKFTQSNFNEKLSAIIDEFPRLKEIHPFFDDLLHVLYDKDHHKLALGQLNTARNKISQIATDYVKLIKYGDSLYRCKCLKVAALGRMCTVMKGIGPSLAYLEQVRQYMARLPAIDPNTRTILICGCPNVGKSSFMNKVTRADVDVQPYAFTTKSLFLGHTDYKCLRYQVIDTPGLLDRELEDRNIIEMCSVTALANLRAAVLFFLDILGSCGYNIAQQASVFHSIKSALKNKPLVIVCNKTDLMPVEKLSEEDKKLIEEMKDEAMKTAMGANEEAVLLKMSTLTEEGVMSVRNAACQMLLDQRVAAKMKSKKITDHLNRFHVAMPKTRDDQERLPCTPQEACEKDQKRKTEKDLENENGRRGAGVYSASLKKNYILANEEWKDDIIPEICDGHNVSDFVDSNILNRLEELTSEESLRRAEEEENGFEIEGEELTEKEKNNLAAVRKTKALLIQNHRLKKSNAQNRATVPRKFDKDKKFTRKRMGRELSSLGLDPSSALNRARSKSRGRKRERDDDFGKDSMEVDVNDDEQQKKKKKMCLRSKSRSLSRSRSVSRPPHEVLPGEGFKDSSQKIKAIKIGNKSHRKRNKAARRGEADRVIPCLKPKHLFSGKRGNGKTHRR; from the exons ATGGTGAATTATAATTTCAAGAAGATAACAGTTGTGCCAGATGGAAAACAGTTTGTTGATATCGTTCTTTCCCTCACTCAGCGGCAGACAAAAACTATCGTTCACAAGGGTGACAAGATCAGCAAACTCCGTAGCTTCTACATGATGAAAGTGAAGTTCACACAATCAAACTTCAACGAGAAGCTCTCTGCCATTATCGACGAGTTTCCTCGCCTCAAGGAGATTCACCCCTTCTTTGACGATCTTCTTCATGTCCTTTACGATAAAGATCACCACAAGCTCGCTCTTGGTCAGCTCAATACCGCTAGGAATAAGATCAGTCAAATCGCCACGGATTATGTGAAGCTAATCAAGTATGGTGATTCACTGTACCGGTGCAAGTGCTTAAAAGTGGCAGCTCTTGGGCGTATGTGTACTGTTATGAAAGGTATCGGTCCTAGTTTGGCTTATCTTGAGCAGGTTAGGCAGTACATGGCGAGGCTTCCTGCGATTGATCCAAACACTCGAACCATCTTGATCTGCGGATGTCCTAATGTGGGAAAGAGTTCTTTTATGAACAAAGTTACAAGAGCTGATGTGGATGTTCAGCCATATGCTTTCACCACGAAGTCACTCTTTCTTGGTCATACTGATTACAAGTGTTTGAGGTATCAGGTGATTGATACACCGGGGCTTTTAGATAGGGAACTTGAAGACCGTAACATCATTGAAATGTGTAGTGTCACCGCCCTGGCTAACCTTCGAGCtgctgttttgttctttcttgatATTTTGGGTTCTTGTGGTTACAACATTGCTCAGCAGGCTTCTGTGTTTCACAGCATTAAGTCTGCGTTGAAGAACAAACCATTGGTTATTGTCTGCAACAAGACTGATTTGATGCCTGTGGAGAAGTTAtctgaagaagataagaaactGATTGAAGAGATGAAAGATGAAGCTATGAAGACTGCAATGGGAGCAAATGAAGAAGCAGTGCTTTTGAAGATGAGTACTCTGACTGAAGAAGGTGTGATGTCAGTGAGGAATGCTGCCTGTCAGATGCTGTTAGATCAGAGGGTAGCAGCGAAGATGAAATCTAAAAAGATCACTGACCACCTGAACAGGTTCCATGTGGCGATGCCGAAGACTCGTGACGACCAAGAAAGGCTCCCTTGCACACCTCAGGAAGCTTGTGAAAAGGATCAGAAACGAAAGACAGAGAAGGACTTGGAAAATGAAAATGGT AGGCGTGGAGCTGGGGTTTATTCTGCTAGTCTAAAGAAGAACTACATTTTGGCTAATGAAGAATGGAAGGATGACATAATACCTGAGATCTGTGATGGTCATAATGTTTCTGACTTTGTTGATTCAAACATTTTGAATAGGCTTGAGGAGCTGACAAGTGAAGAAAGTCTCAGGCgggcagaggaagaagaaaatggttttGAGATTGAAGGCGAAGAACTtacagagaaggagaagaataaTTTGGCTGCTGTGCGTAAGACGAAAGCCTTGCTCATTCAAAATCATAGACTCAAGAAGAGCAATGcacaaaacagagcaactgTTCCAAGAAAGTTTGACAAGGATAAGAAGTTTACAAGGAAGAGAATGGGTAGAGAGTTATCATCTCTAGGTCTTGATCCGTCTTCTGCTTTGAACCGTGCAAGAAGCAAGTCTAGAGGTAGAAAGAGGgaaagagatgatgattttGGTAAAGATTCGATGGAGGTGGATGTGAATGACGAtgagcagcagaagaagaagaagaagatgtgtctGAGATCCAAATCAAGATCTTTGTCAAGATCAAGATCAGTGTCAAGGCCACCACATGAGGTTTTACCTGGGGAAGGCTTCAAAGATTCTTCACAGAAGATTAAGGCAATTAAGATTGGGAATAAGTCTCACAGGAAGAGGAACAAAGCTGCACGCCGTGGAGAAGCAGACAGAGTTATACCATGTCTTAAACCAAAACACTTGTTTTCAGGGAAAAGAGGCAATGGAAAAACCCATAGGCGTTGA